A genomic stretch from Drosophila busckii strain San Diego stock center, stock number 13000-0081.31 unplaced genomic scaffold, ASM1175060v1 Backbone_148, whole genome shotgun sequence includes:
- the LOC117134977 gene encoding zinc finger BED domain-containing protein 4-like — MNFPYSIQPHTGEYICTLLQNTCKEFGIEEFKLETLTTDNAKNMKAASNLLLGVGHHVPCFAHTINLVVDNTVKDIKCFSTVLDKVKRIVTYFKHSPAAMDVLRKLQSDEGVPEGCIRTLTQNIDTRWNSCLDMLISFIDLENTVAIALINRSKSTKILPEMLSTSELDICRDFCELLKPFKEATERVSGESYVTVSLVVPMISMSLAKIRKTIVQSADGMFMKDVLMQKADDYLTGLSKNKILIKASLLDPRFKKMYIPPTMVLEASKNILEEMQLNSEGKRRSSNLQPPEELHIAQVDRQESFFEAHNRSIQQTQSSDSPYKKEFHLYISLPNSNWEAEPIQYWTSQQQTMPHLAKLALRYLIIPGSSVSSERMASAIKCVVCDSRSRMTDRHVTQRVFLKSLAKQYWK; from the exons ATGAATTTTCCTTATTCAATCCAGCCGCATACTGGCGAGTATATTTGCACGCTTCTGCAGAATACTTGTAAAGAGTTCGGCATCGAGGAGTTTAAGCTAGAAACTCTAACAACTGACAATGCCAAAAACATGAAGGCAGCTTCAAATTTACTTCTCGGTGTTGGCCACCATGTGCCTTGTTTTGCACATACTATTAATTTAGTAGTAGACAATACGGTTAAGGATATTAAGTGCTTCTCGACCGTTTTAGATAAAGTAAAGCGTATTGTCACCTATTTTAAACACAGCCCAGCAGCCATGGATGTTTTAAGAAAGCTTCAATCTGATGAAGGCGTTCCAGAAGGATGCATTAGAACTTTAACTCAAAACATAGACACCAGGTGGAACTCTTGTCTAGATATGCTGATTTCATTTATAGATTTAGAAAATACTGTTGCCATCGCACTTATAAACCGATCTAAGTCCACCAAAATCCTGCCAGAAATGCTATCGACATCAGAGCTTGACATATGCCGTGATTTTTGCGAGCTTTTAAAACCTTTTAAAGAGGCGACTGAAAGAGTTAGTGGTGAATCTTACGTCACGGTCAGCTTAGTTGTTCCGATGATTTCAATGTCGCTAGCAAAAATACGAAAGACAATAGTGCAGTCGGCAGATGGCATGTTTATGAAGGATGTTCTTATGCAAAAAGCAGATGACTACTTAACCGGTttgagcaaaaacaaaattttgattaaagctTCGCTATTGGATCCGCGCTTCAAGAAAATGTACATTCCTCCCACAATGGTGTTGGAAGCCTCAAAGAACATTCTAGAAGAAATGCAGCTTAATAGCGAAGGAAAGAGA CGCTCGTCAAACTTGCAACCGCCGGAAGAATTGCATATAGCACAAGTCGATCGCCAAGAAAGTTTTTTTGAGGCTCACAATCGGAGCATTCAGCAAACCCAAAGTTCAGACAGCCCCTACAAAAAGGAATTCCacttatatatttctttgccAAACAGTAATTGGGAAGCTGAGCCAATACAGTATTGGACTTCGCAACAGCAGACCATGCCACATTTGGCTAAGTTGGCACTACGCTATCTGATAATACCCGGTAGCTCAGTATCCTCAGAAAGGATGGCTTCGGCAATTAAATGTGTAGTGTGCGACTCACGCAGCCGTATGACTGATCGGCACGTAACACAGCGTGTATTTTTAAAGTCACTGGCGAAACAATATTGGAaataa